One window of Quercus robur chromosome 5, dhQueRobu3.1, whole genome shotgun sequence genomic DNA carries:
- the LOC126727082 gene encoding glucan endo-1,3-beta-glucosidase 1, which produces MAVSKLTIILSLFTLLSTLLQAKSTPQIKQVKVQDQDAQPFVGVNIGTDVSNLVSPSALVSFLLVQKITHIRLYDANPDLLKALAHSKIRVIISVPNNQLLAIGSSNTTAAAWIGRNVVAFYPETLITAISVGDEVLTTVPSSGPILLPAIEALYSALVAANLHTQIKISTPHAASIILDPFPPSQAFFNQSLSSVIVPLLQFLSKTGSPLMMNLYPYYVFMQNKGVVPLDNSLFKPLTPSKEMVDPNTLLHYTNVLDAMIDAAYSSMKNLNFTDVVVLVTESGWPSKGDSKEPYATIDNADTYNSNLIKHVLDRSGTPLHPEITSSVYIYELLNEDLRSPPVSEANWGLFYGNSTPVYLLHVSGSGTFLANDTTNQTYCVVMDGVDSKTLQAALDWACGPGRANCSEIQPGENCYQPNNVKSHATYAFDSYYQKEGRVAGSCDFKGVAMITTSDPSHGNCIFPGSKQATNTTRQVVNSTDMSGAGNRVRFVTFWSWRISAINKWWHFFLVLAFNILLLW; this is translated from the exons ATGGCAGTCTCTAAGCTCACAATCATCTTGTCCTTATTCACACTACTATCCACACTCTTACAAG CTAAATCTACACCACAAATCAAGCAGGTAAAAGTACAAGACCAAGACGCACAGCCATTTGTGGGTGTGAACATTGGCACAGATGTTTCGAATCTAGTCTCTCCCTCTGCCTTAGTTTCGTTTCTCCTAGTCCAAAAGATCACTCACATCAGACTCTACGATGCCAATCCTGACCTCCTCAAAGCACTGGCTCACTCCAAGATCCGAGTCATTATTAGTGTCCCAAACAACCAGCTCCTCGCCATCGGCTCTTCCAACACCACAGCCGCTGCCTGGATAGGCAGAAACGTTGTTGCTTTCTACCCTGAAACACTCATCACTGCTATTTCTGTAGGAGACGAGGTGTTAACCACTGTGCCTTCCTCAGGTCCTATACTTCTCCCAGCTATTGAGGCACTTTACAGTGCTTTAGTGGCAGCAAATCTTCACACCCAGATCAAGATTTCGACCCCACATGCTGCTTCTATAATCCTTGATCCTTTTCCACCTTCACAAGCTTTCTTTAACCAAAGCTTGTCCTCAGTTATTGTACCTTTGCTTCAGTTCCTTTCCAAAACTGGGTCACCTTTGATGATGAACCTTTATCCTTACTATGTGTTTATGCAAAACAAAGGGGTGGTTCCTTTGGATAACTCTTTGTTTAAGCCCTTAACACCTTCTAAAGAAATGGTTGATCCAAACACTTTGCTTCATTATACTAATGTGTTGGATGCTATGATTGATGCTGCTTATTCTTCCATGAAGAACCTTAATTTCACAGATGTTGTGGTACTTGTCACAGAGAGTGGTTGGCCTTCAAAGGGTGATTCTAAAGAGCCTTATGCCACTATTGACAATGCTGATACTTATAATTCCAATCTTATTAAGCATGTTCTTGATCGTAGCGGCACGCCTTTGCACCCGGAAATCACGtctagtgtgtatatatatgagTTGTTAAATGAGGACTTGAGGTCCCCTCCGGTTTCTGAGGCCAATTGGGGTTTGTTTTATGGGAATTCTACGCCGGTTTACTTGCTTCATGTTTCAGGAAGTGGGACTTTTTTGGCTAATGATACGACTAACCAGACCTATTGTGTGGTGATGGATGGAGTGGACTCGAAGACATTGCAGGCGGCTTTGGATTGGGCATGTGGACCTGGGAGGGCTAATTGCTCTGAGATTCAACCAGGGGAGAATTGTTACCAGCCTAATAATGTGAAGAGCCATGCCACTTATGCATTTGATAGCTATTACCAGAAGGAAGGGAGGGTTGCTGGGTCTTGTGACTTCAAGGGTGTGGCTATGATCACCACCTCTGACCCAA GTCACGGGAACTGTATTTTTCCTGGAAG TAAGCAGGCGACCAATACGACAAGGCAAGTAGTGAACTCGACAGACATGAGTGGTGCAGGGAACAGAGTAAGATTCGTCACCTTCTGGAGCTGGCGAATAAGTGCAATCAACAAGTGGTGGCACTTTTTCTTAGTTTTAGCTttcaatattttgttattatggtga